A portion of the Candidatus Scalindua japonica genome contains these proteins:
- the cysD gene encoding sulfate adenylyltransferase subunit CysD — protein sequence MKDINISYLKQLESESIHIIREVAAEFKNPVMLYSIGKDSSVMVRLAQKAFYPGKIPFPLMHIDTGYKFEEMIEFRDWYVKEIGCRLIVERNEQAISEGTHPQKIGVDKCCAKLKTQGLLGGIKRHQFDAAFGGARRDEEKSRAKERIFSFRDEFGQWDPKYQRPELWNLYNCHINEEESIRVFPLSNWTEMDVWYYLKNEEIPIVPIYYAQEREVVDRGGILIPYDDMVKLRPGEKVEKIMCRFRSLGCSPCTGAVRSNARTIDDIIKEVEEASKSERENRIIDLTTDSSMEDKKKEGYF from the coding sequence TTGAAAGATATCAATATTTCCTACTTAAAACAACTCGAATCAGAGTCAATCCATATTATTCGTGAAGTGGCTGCTGAGTTTAAAAACCCCGTCATGCTCTATTCCATAGGGAAAGATTCGAGCGTAATGGTACGCCTTGCCCAAAAAGCCTTTTATCCCGGAAAAATCCCATTTCCTCTCATGCATATTGATACCGGATATAAATTTGAAGAGATGATTGAGTTTCGAGACTGGTATGTTAAGGAAATCGGGTGCCGGCTTATCGTTGAAAGAAATGAGCAGGCGATCTCAGAAGGCACACATCCACAAAAAATAGGAGTGGATAAATGTTGTGCTAAATTAAAAACTCAAGGGTTGCTTGGCGGTATAAAAAGACATCAGTTTGACGCAGCCTTTGGCGGAGCGCGCCGAGATGAAGAAAAATCAAGAGCAAAAGAACGTATATTTTCTTTCAGGGATGAATTCGGGCAGTGGGACCCCAAATACCAGAGGCCAGAACTCTGGAATCTCTATAATTGCCATATTAACGAGGAAGAATCAATAAGAGTATTTCCTTTGAGTAACTGGACCGAAATGGATGTCTGGTACTATCTGAAGAATGAAGAGATACCAATTGTTCCAATATATTATGCACAGGAAAGAGAAGTGGTTGACAGAGGTGGAATTTTAATTCCTTACGATGACATGGTCAAACTCAGACCCGGTGAAAAGGTGGAAAAAATTATGTGCAGGTTTAGAAGTCTGGGTTGCAGTCCATGTACAGGAGCCGTCAGGTCAAACGCCAGAACAATTGATGATATAATCAAAGAAGTAGAAGAGGCAAGCAAATCTGAGAGGGAAAATCGTATTATCGATCTGACTACGGATAGTTCTATGGAAGACAAGAAAAAGGAAGGATATTTCTAA
- a CDS encoding RNA recognition motif domain-containing protein, with protein MKIHVGNLSSEITEDDIRQAFEKTGKVDSVTITKNKYNGKLKVFAYVVMDSNEEGKSAIDSLNNQEIKGKILKVSEALTTDTEGPGGKVEGSTKAGFGGGKRGSGAKGEFGGGKGYNSSKGGFGGKKDFSGGRGGRGR; from the coding sequence ATGAAGATCCATGTAGGTAATTTATCCAGTGAGATTACTGAAGATGACATACGGCAGGCTTTTGAAAAAACAGGTAAGGTTGATTCCGTTACTATTACAAAAAACAAGTATAATGGTAAATTAAAAGTGTTCGCATATGTTGTAATGGACTCTAACGAGGAGGGGAAGTCGGCAATTGACAGCCTGAATAACCAGGAGATAAAAGGAAAGATCCTCAAAGTTAGTGAAGCTCTTACTACAGATACAGAAGGTCCCGGTGGTAAAGTTGAAGGCAGCACAAAAGCCGGGTTTGGCGGCGGCAAGAGAGGATCCGGTGCAAAAGGTGAATTTGGCGGCGGCAAAGGATATAACAGCAGCAAAGGTGGCTTTGGAGGCAAAAAAGACTTTAGCGGCGGCAGAGGTGGACGAGGTCGCTGA
- the cysN gene encoding sulfate adenylyltransferase subunit CysN: MDSHTSPNHANLLRFTTVGSVDDGKSTLIGRLLYDTQNIFDDQLEAVRKVAERKGEEEIDLSLLTDGLAAEREQGITIDVAYRYFQTSKRKFIIADTPGHVQYTRNMVTGASTANLAIILIDARRGVLEQSRRHGFIASLLQVSHMIVAVNKIDLVDYSKEVFDSIVEEYDEYSRKLDIKDITYIPVSALKGDNVVSKSAKTPWYDGPTVLHTLENVHIGSDLNVRDFRFPVQYVIRPDLNFRGYAGKIVAGSVNPGEEIAVLPSGLVSKVKTITTMDGDLEDAHAPQSVVITLEDEIDISRGDMIVRRHNLPQVENNIDVILCWMGNDPLEIGKNYFIKHTTRTVNACISKLIYMFDVNTLHRTDATEHNLFCELIKTPHRTDVNTLLLNEIGRAEIKLTQPIMLDQYNKNRETGSFIVIDPDTNFTVGAGMIRGAVRSIEETIHAEGKAEEELPVKVEIERAPVSLKEREERYKHKTAVIWFTGLSGAGKSTIAKSLERLLFSTGIHTALLDWDKLHHGLCKDLSFSDQDRIENIRRAGEVARVFYEHGSVVLCTFVSPLRCQRDQVKALIPEGRFLEVFVRCSLQTCVQRDPRGLYKKAMDGEIPQFTGINSPYEEPLNPDIILDAEYKSIEENLKALLEMLKSKGIIRK, translated from the coding sequence ATGGATTCACACACATCTCCAAATCATGCTAACTTGCTTAGATTCACCACTGTAGGCAGTGTGGATGACGGTAAATCTACGCTTATAGGCAGGCTTCTTTATGACACTCAAAATATTTTTGATGATCAGCTTGAAGCAGTCAGAAAAGTAGCGGAACGCAAAGGTGAAGAGGAAATTGATTTATCTCTTTTAACTGATGGGCTGGCTGCTGAGAGGGAACAGGGTATTACCATTGATGTCGCTTACAGATACTTTCAGACATCTAAACGAAAATTTATCATTGCCGACACTCCCGGGCATGTTCAGTATACGCGGAATATGGTTACCGGCGCCTCTACAGCCAACCTGGCCATTATCCTTATTGACGCGCGCAGAGGAGTCCTTGAACAATCAAGACGGCATGGTTTCATAGCTAGCCTTTTACAGGTTTCTCACATGATAGTTGCTGTCAACAAGATTGATCTGGTAGATTATTCCAAAGAGGTTTTTGACTCAATAGTTGAAGAGTATGATGAATATTCCAGGAAACTTGATATTAAAGATATTACTTACATTCCGGTTTCAGCACTTAAAGGAGACAATGTAGTCAGCAAAAGTGCAAAAACCCCCTGGTATGATGGTCCTACGGTGTTACATACGTTGGAAAATGTCCATATAGGTTCTGATCTTAATGTACGCGACTTCCGATTTCCTGTCCAATATGTTATACGGCCCGATCTTAATTTCAGAGGTTATGCTGGAAAGATTGTTGCCGGTTCGGTTAACCCGGGAGAAGAGATCGCTGTATTGCCATCGGGGCTAGTATCTAAAGTTAAAACTATCACAACAATGGATGGAGACCTTGAAGATGCACACGCTCCACAATCCGTTGTTATCACACTTGAAGACGAAATAGATATCAGTCGTGGAGATATGATTGTTCGACGACACAATCTCCCTCAAGTAGAAAATAATATAGATGTCATTTTATGCTGGATGGGTAATGACCCGCTTGAAATAGGCAAAAACTATTTTATTAAGCATACGACAAGAACAGTGAATGCCTGTATCAGTAAGTTAATATACATGTTTGACGTAAACACTCTACACCGCACTGATGCGACAGAACATAATCTTTTCTGTGAGCTGATAAAGACACCGCATCGTACAGATGTTAACACTTTACTACTGAATGAGATTGGACGTGCAGAGATAAAACTTACTCAGCCAATAATGTTAGATCAATATAATAAGAATCGGGAAACCGGTAGTTTTATTGTAATCGATCCTGATACAAACTTTACTGTTGGAGCAGGGATGATTCGGGGCGCTGTTCGAAGCATCGAAGAGACTATCCATGCCGAAGGAAAAGCGGAAGAGGAACTGCCGGTTAAAGTTGAGATTGAAAGAGCCCCGGTATCTCTAAAAGAAAGAGAAGAACGATATAAACATAAGACCGCAGTTATATGGTTTACCGGCTTATCCGGGGCAGGAAAGTCAACAATAGCCAAAAGCCTTGAACGCCTTCTCTTCAGTACGGGAATTCATACCGCATTATTGGATTGGGACAAACTGCATCATGGCCTGTGTAAGGACCTCAGTTTTTCAGATCAGGACAGAATAGAAAACATCAGAAGGGCCGGAGAAGTCGCCAGGGTTTTTTACGAACACGGTTCAGTTGTACTTTGTACATTTGTATCTCCGTTAAGATGCCAGAGAGATCAAGTCAAAGCCTTAATACCGGAAGGAAGATTTCTTGAGGTTTTTGTCCGTTGCAGTCTCCAGACCTGTGTGCAGAGAGACCCCAGAGGGCTTTATAAGAAAGCCATGGACGGAGAAATCCCACAATTCACCGGAATAAACTCACCATATGAAGAACCTCTGAACCCTGATATTATCCTGGATGCAGAATATAAATCCATCGAGGAGAACCTTAAAGCCTTGCTGGAAATGCTGAAAAGTAAAGGGATCATAAGAAAGTAA
- a CDS encoding M16 family metallopeptidase → MVSQPLLTEKAFEQAQKNVVSLSSTAASSTPEIAIRMLYDNLFVINPGIGWTLGNAEVIKRFNLEEVKEFHGKLYNPSNLVLTISGNLPISDVMDLVKSCFGGQWGEAGWQPPAFNPQLGMFDRTVHQKIGKSQSYVIVANGCEVEEKDQPALHILSNIFSDRLAFNLREKQGLAYSIGTHFPKYKGAHWYNITMGTRPKNIAKAISGIKEEIRLIREASFDEKEVQQTINAALGRRGMRRMDRVSQAYYISMEILDGKSPETDEQYGEKLKAVTPQDLELLAPKIFENDDHLIVIAE, encoded by the coding sequence AAATGGTTTCCCAGCCTTTGTTAACAGAGAAGGCCTTTGAACAGGCGCAGAAAAATGTTGTCTCGTTATCTTCCACAGCAGCTTCAAGCACGCCTGAAATTGCTATCAGGATGTTGTATGATAATCTATTTGTTATAAATCCTGGAATTGGATGGACGCTTGGTAACGCGGAGGTTATAAAACGGTTTAATCTTGAAGAGGTAAAAGAGTTTCATGGTAAACTTTATAATCCCTCAAATCTGGTTTTGACAATTTCAGGTAATCTTCCGATTAGTGATGTTATGGATCTTGTTAAGAGCTGTTTTGGCGGGCAATGGGGAGAAGCCGGATGGCAGCCACCGGCATTTAATCCGCAGCTCGGTATGTTTGACAGAACAGTACACCAGAAAATTGGCAAGTCACAATCATATGTCATCGTGGCAAACGGCTGTGAAGTCGAGGAGAAAGACCAACCGGCCCTGCACATCCTCAGTAATATTTTTTCTGACAGGCTTGCATTCAATCTTCGAGAAAAACAGGGACTTGCTTATTCCATTGGTACGCACTTTCCAAAATATAAAGGCGCACACTGGTATAATATTACAATGGGAACAAGACCGAAAAACATTGCAAAAGCTATTTCCGGTATTAAGGAGGAAATTCGATTAATTCGAGAGGCGTCTTTTGATGAAAAGGAAGTGCAACAGACAATCAACGCCGCTTTAGGACGCCGAGGCATGCGCCGTATGGACCGTGTCAGCCAGGCATATTATATAAGCATGGAGATACTTGACGGCAAATCTCCTGAAACAGACGAACAATACGGTGAAAAGTTGAAAGCTGTTACTCCACAGGATCTGGAACTTCTTGCACCAAAGATATTTGAGAATGACGATCATTTGATCGTAATAGCAGAGTAG